In one window of Clupea harengus chromosome 4, Ch_v2.0.2, whole genome shotgun sequence DNA:
- the LOC105902188 gene encoding chymotrypsin-C-like, with product MKVLVLFSALVACAYSYSCGKPAVPPTVSRVVGGQEATPNSWPWQITLQHQMGDVWFPSCGGTLISPDWVLTAAHCINCGGTLISPDWVLTAAHCIKKGYNYRVQLGKHRLSVEQEEGSMTVQVAKIHIHNKYDDHFTRNDIALLWLDHTIELSDEVQPACLPPSGFILPHQASCYVTGWGRLSTNGDGSDSLQQALLPVVEYDICKQPDWWSFLLTDKMVCAGGEGTTGSCMGDSGGPLNCQNSYGIWEVHGIVSFGASSCNQVQRPSVFTRVSAYVSWINAILNQYG from the exons atgaaggTGTTAGTCCTGTTCAGTGCTCTGGTGGCTTGTG cctacTCCTACTCCTGTGGGAAGCCGGCGGTCCCCCCTACCGTGAGTCGTGTGGTAGGCGGGCAGGAGGCTACCCCCAACAGCTGGCCCTGGCAG ATCACCCTTCAGCACCAGATGGGCGATGTCTGGTTCCCCTCCTGTGGAGGAACCCTCATCTCGCCTGATTGGGTTCTCACTGCTGCCCACTGCATCAA ctgtggaggAACCCTCATCTCGCCTGATTGGGTCCTCACTGCTGCCCACTGCATCAA GAAGGGCTACAACTACAGGGTGCAGCTGGGCAAACACCGCTTGAgtgtggagcaggaggaggggtcCATGACCGTGCAGGTGGCCAAGATCCACATCCACAACAAATATGACGACCACTTCACCCG taatgaCATTGCCCTGCTCTGGTTGGACCACACCATCGAGCTGTCTGATGAGGTCcagcccgcctgcctgcccccCTCCGGCTTCATCCTGCCCCACCAGGCTTCCTGCTACGTGACTGGCTGGGGACGCCTCTCCA CCAATGGCGACGGCTCTGACTCGCTGCAGCAGGCCCTGCTTCCTGTGGTGGAGTACGACATCTGCAAGCAGCCTGATTGGTGGAGCTTCCTCCTCACCGACAAGATGGTGTGCGCCGGCGGAGAAGGCACCACTGGGTCCTGcatg GGAGATTCCGGTGGCCCCCTGAACTGCCAGAACTCTTACGGAATCTGGGAGGTGCACGGAATTGTGAGCTTTGGAGCTTCTTCCTGCAACCAGGTGCAGAGACCCTCCGTGTTCACCAGGGTCAGCGCGTACGTCTCCTGGATCAACGCT atTCTAAACCAGTACGGCTAA
- the ela2l gene encoding elastase 2 like, which translates to MMKLLVLAVLVAGAYSCGLPTFPPVVKRVVGGEDVRPNSWPWQISLQYNRNGEWRHTCGGTLISADWVLTAAHCISSSNTYRVGLGKHNLKEDELGSQFIPAGQIIVHEKWNPFFIRNDIALIKLQTPVTVSDSVMPACLPEAGFLLPHNAPCYVTGWGRMKTGGPIADILQQALLPVVDHATCTLPDWWGGQVKDTMVCAGGDGVVSGCNGDSGGPLNCQSADGAWEVHGVVSFGSGLSCNFPKKPTVFTQVSSYMDWISAQMVYY; encoded by the exons ATGATGAAGCTCCTGGTCCTCGCTGTTCTCGTTGCTGGAG cctacagTTGTGGGCTGCCCACCTTCCCCCCTGTGGTGAAGAGGGtggtgggaggagaggatgtCAGACCCAACAGCTGGCCCTGGCAG atCTCTCTGCAGTACAACaggaatggagaatggagacACACCTGTGGAGGAACCCTCATCTCTGCTGACTGGGTCCTCACTGCTGCCCACTGCAtcag cagcagcaacacctACCGTGTGGGTCTGGGGAAACACAACCTGAAGGAGGACGAGCTGGGCTCTCAGTTCATCCCCGCCGGACAGATCATCGTTCACGAGAAGTGGAACCCCTTCTTCatccg taATGACATTGCCCTGATCAAGCTGCAGACCCCTGTCACTGTCTCTGACTCCGTcatgcctgcctgtctgcccgAGGCTGGATTCCTCCTGCCCCACAATGCACCTTGCTACGTCACTGGCTGGGGACGCATGAAGA CCGGTGGTCCCATTGCTGATATCCTGCAGCAGGCTCTCCTCCCGGTGGTGGACCACGCCACCTGCACGCTGCCCGACTGGTGGGGCGGCCAGGTCAAGGACACCATGGTGTGTGCCGGTGGAGATGGGGTAGTGTCCGGCTGCAAC GGCGACTCCGGCGGCCCCCTGAACTGCCAGAGTGCTGACGGGGCGTGGGAGGTGCACGGCGTCGTCAGCTTCGGCTCGGGGCTCAGCTGCAACTTCCCCAAGAAGCCCACCGTCTTCACCCAAGTCAGCTCCTACATGGACTGGATCAGcgct CAAATGGTCTACTATTGA